A stretch of Lutra lutra chromosome 9, mLutLut1.2, whole genome shotgun sequence DNA encodes these proteins:
- the C1GALT1C1L gene encoding LOW QUALITY PROTEIN: C1GALT1-specific chaperone 1-like protein (The sequence of the model RefSeq protein was modified relative to this genomic sequence to represent the inferred CDS: inserted 6 bases in 4 codons; deleted 1 base in 1 codon; substituted 1 base at 1 genomic stop codon), which produces MCQVLNTQLGNNHDHHHLCPPNRKDLLNISGVQCMNVNNSSHVDCISLGESXNEHYWAVLKETRTKHCDKEPYSTKNDCLIIFKNDMWLQMRTTYNYVCEKHGDNYNWFFLVCPTTFAVVDKXKYLLSVRALSQLFHLGHTINGDLPYLTVERETVKYRXLKDSLLGKSEKCADRSVIWKLSEVSGSYLSLKXAGVLAENAEDSEGRVVFNTKPFAHLIQGTMCNNPQQVVEGCCSGMAIILNGPTPRKMKVIEHGVHWLRAXHYFNSTLVFLPPNGSEND; this is translated from the exons atgtgccaggtactgaaTACACAATT AGGTAACAACCATGATCACCATCACCTTTGCCCGCCAAACAGAAAAGATTTATTAAACATTTCAGGAGTGCAGTGCATGAATGTTAATAACAGTAGCCATGTTGACTGCATCAGCCTTGGAGAATC AAATGAGCATTACTGGGCTGTGCTGAAAGAGACTCGGACCAAACACTGTGACAAAGAGCCCTACAGTACTAAAAATGattgtttaataatttttaaaaatgacatgtgGTTACAGATGAGGACAACTTACAATTATGTCTGTGAAAAGCATGGCGACAACTACAACTGGTTCTTTCTTGTATGTCCCACTACATTTGCTGTTGTTGACAA AAAGTACCTGTTGTCTGTTAGGGCTTTATCACAACTTTTCCATCTGGGCCACACTATAAATGGCGACCTTCCATACCTGACTGTGGAAAGAGAAACTGTCAAGTACA GTTTGAAAGACAGCCTTCTCGGCAAGTCTGAGAAGTGTGCAGATCGAAGTGTGATTTGGAAGTTATCTGAAGTT TCTGGAAGTTATCTCAGCCTCAAATAAGCTGGAGTTCTTGCAGAAAATGCAGAGGATTCTGAAGGAAGAGTTGTATTTAATACAAAACCATTTGCACATCTTATTCAAGGGACAATGTGTAATAATCCTCAGCAAGTAGTAGAAGGCTGCTGTTCAGGTATGGCTATTATTCTTAATGGACCAACTCCCAGAAAGATGAAAGTAATAGAGCATGGTGTGCACTGGCTCAGGG TTCATTATTTCAACAGTACACTGGTTTTCTTACCTCCAAATGGTTCAGAAAATGACTGA